The following are encoded together in the Candidatus Binatia bacterium genome:
- the dnaG gene encoding DNA primase: MIPEEKIIEIRDRASIVEVISDYLTLKKTGRNHLGLCPFHSEKTPSFTVNEEKGIFHCFGCGAGGSVFHFLMQYDHLSFPEAVERVGKRYGIVVERLQAPGARRDAEQRESLYRLNERAAAYFHGLLFGQGEGRRALQYLKSRGVDEPTARRFDLGYAPETGQGLAAFLKKEGLSLKDAIRLGLLSDRGGERYGEKFFGRVMFPIADAAGKIVGFGGRVLGQGMPKYLNSAETPLFRKGSTVYGLYQARERIRETDRVLVVEGYLDVVALAQFGVADAVATLGTALTPDHVRMLGRYTKKIIVLFDGDEAGRKAAARSLEIFIEGGLLGLGAFLPKGEDPDTFVRSKGKEALEKQILDLASPLADFYFTWLRERYGSSLEGKSQIAQEMSRVLAKVRNPLEADLLAATAADRLGIRENLLREALRQAGEGKRPAAAPPSAGALPEAGKEKTERLLIALMLRFPAMIERVEKESELQSLLSPAWNEILQEMLTEWRKRNSVDAAGLAERFSSERASKIAGLVLEAETIAEDESEKMMGDLIADLYKRHLTGLKRDLRQAIRIAEEKKDEKTKRERMLEWQEVDRRERQLIRQ; the protein is encoded by the coding sequence ATGATCCCGGAAGAAAAGATCATCGAGATCCGCGATCGCGCTTCCATCGTGGAGGTGATCTCGGACTATCTGACCCTCAAGAAAACCGGCCGCAATCATCTCGGGCTCTGCCCGTTTCACTCCGAAAAGACTCCTTCCTTTACCGTCAACGAGGAAAAAGGCATCTTTCACTGCTTCGGCTGCGGCGCGGGAGGGAGCGTTTTCCATTTCCTGATGCAGTACGATCATCTGAGCTTCCCCGAGGCGGTGGAGCGGGTCGGCAAGCGCTATGGAATCGTCGTCGAGCGGCTCCAGGCGCCCGGCGCGAGAAGAGACGCCGAGCAGAGAGAATCTCTTTATCGTTTGAACGAAAGAGCGGCGGCCTATTTTCATGGGCTCCTCTTCGGCCAGGGCGAGGGGAGACGCGCGCTCCAGTATCTCAAGTCGCGCGGGGTTGATGAGCCAACGGCGCGCCGCTTCGATCTCGGCTATGCGCCCGAGACCGGTCAGGGTCTTGCCGCCTTCCTTAAAAAAGAAGGGCTCTCGCTGAAGGACGCGATCCGCCTGGGACTCTTGAGCGACCGGGGCGGGGAGCGCTACGGAGAAAAATTCTTCGGCCGGGTCATGTTTCCGATCGCCGACGCCGCGGGAAAAATCGTCGGCTTCGGCGGCCGGGTCCTCGGCCAGGGGATGCCCAAGTATCTCAACTCGGCCGAGACGCCGCTGTTTCGCAAGGGGTCGACCGTGTACGGTCTATACCAGGCCAGGGAGCGGATTCGCGAGACGGACCGCGTCCTGGTCGTGGAAGGATACTTAGACGTCGTCGCCCTGGCGCAGTTCGGCGTCGCCGACGCGGTGGCGACGCTCGGCACCGCGCTGACGCCGGACCACGTGCGCATGCTGGGACGCTACACGAAAAAAATCATTGTTCTTTTCGACGGCGACGAGGCGGGAAGAAAGGCCGCGGCCCGGAGCCTTGAGATTTTCATCGAAGGCGGCCTGTTAGGGCTCGGTGCCTTCTTGCCCAAAGGAGAAGACCCTGACACCTTTGTCCGTTCGAAAGGAAAAGAGGCTCTGGAAAAACAGATCCTTGACCTGGCTAGTCCCCTTGCAGATTTCTATTTTACCTGGTTAAGAGAACGTTACGGGTCAAGTTTGGAGGGAAAGAGCCAAATCGCCCAGGAGATGAGTCGGGTGCTGGCGAAAGTGCGCAATCCACTCGAGGCCGATCTGTTAGCCGCGACGGCGGCCGATAGACTGGGCATTCGGGAGAATCTCTTGCGCGAGGCGCTGCGCCAAGCGGGCGAGGGCAAGCGGCCGGCCGCTGCGCCGCCGTCCGCCGGAGCCCTTCCAGAGGCGGGCAAGGAGAAAACCGAGCGCCTGCTGATCGCGCTCATGCTTCGTTTTCCCGCCATGATCGAGCGCGTGGAGAAGGAATCCGAGTTGCAATCCTTGCTGAGCCCCGCATGGAACGAAATTCTTCAGGAGATGCTCACCGAGTGGCGTAAACGGAACAGCGTCGATGCGGCCGGCCTGGCCGAAAGGTTTTCCTCCGAACGCGCATCCAAGATCGCGGGCCTGGTCCTGGAGGCGGAAACCATTGCCGAAGACGAGTCCGAAAAGATGATGGGGGATCTGATCGCCGATCTGTATAAGCGGCATTTGACCGGTCTGAAGCGGGATCTCAGGCAGGCGATCCGGATCGCGGAAGAGAAGAAGGACGAGAAGACTAAAAGAGAAAGGATGCTCGAATGGCAAGAGGTCGACCGAAGAGAGCGGCAGCTCATACGCCAGTGA
- a CDS encoding CvpA family protein, translating into MNIVDPILLVLLSLFALRGYFKGLFREAFSLLGLFAGLMIAVRYEQPVAALWAESWKSSFIFLRALTFVALFFLTYFSLNLIGWLLHRSASLLFLQGINRIGGVVLGAGKGAAIMALAIFFLTSTPLISGKAKEKIGHSYLVPAFNQLAAELVELSKTKLLGPKESRASVSALE; encoded by the coding sequence GTGAATATCGTCGATCCGATCCTGCTCGTCCTGCTCTCGCTCTTCGCACTGAGAGGTTACTTCAAAGGGTTGTTCCGCGAGGCGTTCTCTCTGCTGGGGCTTTTCGCCGGCTTGATGATCGCGGTGCGCTACGAGCAACCTGTCGCCGCGCTGTGGGCGGAGAGCTGGAAATCCTCTTTCATTTTTTTGCGCGCCCTGACGTTTGTGGCCCTTTTCTTTTTGACTTATTTCAGCTTAAATCTGATCGGTTGGCTGCTTCATCGCTCCGCATCGCTCCTTTTCCTTCAAGGGATCAACCGGATCGGGGGCGTCGTTCTGGGAGCGGGAAAGGGCGCCGCGATCATGGCGCTGGCGATTTTTTTTCTGACGTCGACGCCCTTGATTTCGGGAAAGGCGAAGGAGAAGATCGGCCATTCGTATCTCGTTCCCGCGTTCAATCAGTTGGCCGCGGAACTCGTCGAATTGAGCAAGACCAAGCTGCTGGGGCCGAAAGAGTCGCGAGCGAGCGTGAGTGCTTTAGAGTAG
- a CDS encoding GatB/YqeY domain-containing protein, with protein sequence MGLKSEIQDGMKAAMKSGDRVVLSTLRLLLSALHNEEIKQRRELSPDEILKTVATLCKQRQESIEFFRKGGRTDLLRQEEAELAVLRRFLPESLSEEEVRALIRSSIEEVGAKGLQDLGRVMKQLMPKVTGRSDGRRVSELAKEILSAP encoded by the coding sequence GTGGGACTCAAGTCTGAAATTCAAGACGGGATGAAAGCCGCGATGAAGAGCGGCGACCGCGTCGTCCTGTCCACGCTCAGGCTTTTGTTATCGGCCCTTCATAACGAAGAGATCAAACAGCGCCGCGAGCTCAGCCCGGATGAGATTCTCAAGACCGTCGCCACTCTTTGCAAGCAGCGCCAGGAATCGATCGAGTTTTTTCGCAAGGGCGGCCGGACCGATCTGCTTCGGCAGGAGGAAGCCGAGCTCGCGGTCCTGCGCCGCTTTCTTCCCGAGTCGCTCAGCGAGGAAGAGGTCCGTGCGCTGATCCGAAGCTCCATCGAAGAGGTGGGCGCCAAGGGTCTCCAGGACCTCGGACGCGTGATGAAGCAGCTCATGCCTAAAGTCACCGGCCGCTCCGACGGCAGGCGGGTGAGCGAGCTGGCCAAAGAGATCTTGAGCGCGCCGTAA
- the rpsU gene encoding 30S ribosomal protein S21 yields the protein MTGIRVRDNESIESAIRRFKKLCEKAGILAELRKREHYEKPSVKRKKKAIAAKKRALRRARSHYF from the coding sequence ATGACGGGAATACGAGTTCGAGATAACGAGTCCATCGAGAGCGCCATTCGGCGCTTTAAAAAACTGTGCGAGAAAGCCGGCATCCTGGCCGAGCTGCGCAAGCGAGAGCACTACGAAAAGCCCAGCGTCAAGCGCAAGAAGAAAGCGATAGCGGCGAAAAAAAGGGCCTTGCGCCGGGCGCGGAGTCACTACTTTTAA
- a CDS encoding glycerophosphodiester phosphodiesterase family protein — translation MATFIRVAHRGSSGSYPENTRAAIEKALEAEADMIELDCQLSKDGHIVVFHDEKLRRTARAKGTVRGKTLAELKKLDVGGWFKKSFKGERILTLEEALDIIDGKVDLNLDIKAGKPGASAIELQLLFILSHYDYLERSVLSCLDNRVLRRLRELAPDARIGVLHANEIKDNPFQLAREIGAESLHIQKELATPPVLERAAGIGLKTLVWTVNDLREMEKFLALGVDGIISDFPEKFWKIRQKRR, via the coding sequence ATGGCGACGTTTATCAGAGTGGCGCACCGCGGCAGCTCCGGCTCCTACCCGGAGAACACGCGCGCCGCGATCGAGAAGGCGCTCGAAGCCGAAGCCGACATGATCGAGCTGGATTGCCAGCTCTCGAAAGACGGCCACATCGTCGTCTTTCACGACGAGAAGCTCCGGCGCACCGCGCGGGCGAAAGGCACCGTCCGGGGAAAGACTCTCGCCGAGCTTAAGAAGCTCGACGTCGGCGGTTGGTTCAAGAAGTCGTTCAAAGGCGAGCGCATTCTTACTCTGGAAGAGGCGCTCGATATTATTGACGGCAAGGTCGATCTCAACCTGGATATCAAAGCCGGGAAACCGGGCGCTTCGGCAATCGAGCTTCAGTTGCTCTTCATCTTGAGCCACTACGATTACCTGGAGCGCTCGGTTCTTTCTTGCCTCGACAATCGCGTGCTCCGGCGCCTGCGCGAGCTGGCGCCCGACGCGCGGATCGGAGTTCTGCACGCGAATGAGATTAAAGACAACCCGTTCCAGCTCGCGCGCGAGATCGGCGCCGAGTCGCTGCACATTCAAAAAGAGCTGGCGACGCCGCCTGTCCTCGAGCGCGCGGCCGGGATCGGCCTCAAGACTCTCGTCTGGACGGTCAACGACCTCCGCGAGATGGAAAAATTCCTCGCCCTCGGCGTCGACGGGATCATCTCGGATTTCCCCGAGAAATTTTGGAAGATCAGGCAAAAGAGAAGGTGA
- a CDS encoding TlyA family RNA methyltransferase gives MGKRERLDKLLVERGLVASREEGRRRILAGEVLVDDRPFAKAGSLIDAGSLIRLRGKAMPYVSRGGVKLEGALGHFSIDVKDKIALDVGASTGGFTDCLLAFGARRVYAVDVGYGQLDWKLRNDPRVVVREKTNIRHLEPGELAEPAELATIDASFVSLRLVLPSVRNLLAPRGEIVALIKPQFEVGKGKVGKGGVVRRREEHERVIGEIRAAAVSLQLQVIGVVESPLVGPKGNKEFFIYLRKTD, from the coding sequence ATGGGAAAGAGGGAGCGCTTAGATAAACTCCTGGTCGAGCGCGGGCTGGTCGCGAGCCGGGAAGAAGGCCGCAGGCGCATTCTTGCCGGCGAGGTGCTGGTCGATGACCGGCCGTTCGCCAAGGCCGGCAGCTTGATCGACGCGGGTTCTCTTATCCGGCTTAGGGGCAAGGCGATGCCCTACGTGAGCCGCGGCGGCGTCAAGCTGGAAGGAGCGCTCGGACATTTCTCGATCGACGTTAAGGATAAGATCGCGCTCGACGTGGGCGCTTCGACCGGCGGCTTTACCGATTGCCTGCTCGCCTTCGGCGCGCGGCGCGTTTACGCGGTGGACGTGGGCTACGGCCAGCTCGATTGGAAACTAAGAAACGATCCGCGCGTCGTCGTCCGAGAAAAAACCAATATCCGCCACCTCGAGCCCGGCGAGCTGGCCGAGCCGGCCGAGCTCGCAACCATCGACGCCTCCTTTGTCTCGCTCCGCTTAGTTCTCCCCTCCGTTCGCAATCTGCTCGCTCCCAGGGGCGAAATCGTTGCTTTGATCAAGCCGCAATTCGAGGTCGGCAAAGGGAAAGTCGGCAAGGGCGGCGTCGTGCGCCGGCGCGAGGAACATGAGAGAGTGATCGGAGAAATCCGGGCGGCGGCGGTCTCGCTGCAACTTCAAGTCATCGGCGTCGTCGAGTCGCCGCTCGTCGGGCCGAAGGGCAACAAGGAATTTTTTATTTACCTTAGAAAGACCGATTGA